One Nostoc sp. UHCC 0302 DNA window includes the following coding sequences:
- a CDS encoding orange carotenoid protein N-terminal domain-containing protein: MPQYTQSSPAQFAELFRNISIDNQLALLWYLYIKMGGSARPENPEGTAPDTSEGLFNKVKEKSHEEQLQIMRDLLKPSSTDIRREYDSLSNNTKLAFWYRLAQGMENTTIVPVPSDYQLSAQAKELLSMLESIDFELQYTFLRDALLAGY, translated from the coding sequence ATGCCGCAATATACTCAATCATCACCAGCGCAGTTTGCTGAACTGTTCAGAAACATATCTATAGATAACCAACTTGCCCTCTTGTGGTATCTCTATATCAAAATGGGTGGTTCAGCAAGACCTGAAAACCCCGAAGGAACAGCTCCAGATACTTCTGAGGGACTTTTTAATAAAGTAAAAGAAAAGTCCCATGAAGAACAACTTCAAATCATGCGAGATTTGTTGAAACCTTCTAGCACAGATATCAGACGGGAATATGACTCGTTGAGCAACAATACTAAACTGGCTTTTTGGTATCGGTTAGCTCAAGGTATGGAAAATACCACCATTGTTCCAGTGCCATCTGACTATCAACTTTCTGCTCAAGCAAAAGAGTTGTTGTCTATGCTTGAGTCGATTGATTTTGAATTACAATATACCTTTCTCCGTGATGCATTGTTAGCAGGTTACTAA
- a CDS encoding DUF2127 domain-containing protein: MKKRPFGLVAIVVYKSFTALLLMVTAIALLLALKNYQFLKEFSDNYVLEGKAIIIDLLLDKFVNLNPKTLAFSGFAAAIYAIVTAIEAIGLWYEQRWAHILVLCLVGISIPLEIYEIIQGISLIKLSIFLVNVAVFLYLLINFPKHQTRS; this comes from the coding sequence TTGAAAAAGCGTCCATTTGGTTTAGTTGCGATCGTTGTTTACAAATCATTCACAGCTTTGCTGCTAATGGTTACTGCCATAGCGTTATTATTAGCATTAAAAAACTATCAATTTCTCAAAGAATTTTCGGACAATTATGTTTTAGAAGGTAAAGCGATAATTATTGATTTACTTTTAGATAAATTTGTTAATCTTAATCCAAAAACGTTAGCATTCAGTGGGTTTGCAGCAGCTATATATGCTATTGTTACCGCAATTGAAGCTATTGGTTTATGGTATGAACAGCGTTGGGCGCATATTTTAGTATTGTGTCTTGTTGGTATTAGCATTCCATTAGAAATTTATGAGATAATACAGGGAATATCTCTTATAAAATTAAGCATCTTTTTAGTTAATGTAGCGGTATTCTTATATTTATTAATAAATTTCCCTAAACATCAAACTAGAAGTTAG
- a CDS encoding 1-acyl-sn-glycerol-3-phosphate acyltransferase produces the protein MARSIQSTQPPLKFIPLRFNLFVLQITQWLLPIALRFRTRPWLPAGIVRIEAKNAEVLAELYEQFQAGKVRFLLAFRHPEVEDPFCMLYLLSRIVPKVAHQQGILLQYPVHSYFVYDRGMTLWAGNWLGKLFSYIGGVPVRRGRRPDRQALQAARKLFANGNLPIAVAPEGGTNGLSGVVSPLEPGVAQMGFWCVEDLQKANRPETVVIVPIAIQYRYVEPPWSKLDLLLSKLEADSGLPIEEIAPTEKPEEIYLQRIRRLGEYLISEMEEFYRRFYHQDIPKTILDNESGSCSDVLTVRIHRLLDKALQVSEQYFGLQAQGNFIDRCRRLEDAGWTYIYREDLPNIEALPPFKRGLADWIAEEADLRMRHMRLVESFVAVTASYIQEQPTVERLAETALLMFDMLSRIQDSTLPGRPRLGLRQAQITVGEPISVTERYDNSQGDRRAIRQAVSELTKDLQVVLEKMIG, from the coding sequence TTGGCAAGATCAATTCAGTCTACTCAACCACCACTAAAATTTATTCCCCTACGTTTTAACCTATTCGTACTCCAGATTACCCAGTGGTTGCTGCCGATCGCACTCCGATTTCGGACTCGCCCTTGGCTACCAGCGGGTATTGTCCGTATTGAAGCTAAGAATGCTGAAGTCTTAGCAGAACTCTATGAACAATTTCAAGCTGGTAAAGTAAGGTTTTTGTTAGCGTTTCGCCATCCAGAAGTGGAAGATCCCTTCTGTATGCTCTATTTGCTTTCCCGTATTGTGCCAAAGGTTGCTCATCAACAAGGTATTTTGCTGCAATACCCGGTTCACAGCTACTTTGTTTATGACCGAGGTATGACGCTATGGGCTGGGAATTGGTTGGGTAAATTGTTTTCTTACATAGGCGGTGTACCAGTTCGTCGCGGTAGACGACCAGATCGGCAGGCGCTTCAAGCAGCACGAAAGTTGTTCGCCAATGGGAACTTACCGATCGCAGTCGCACCCGAAGGCGGTACTAATGGTCTTAGCGGCGTTGTTAGCCCATTAGAACCCGGTGTTGCCCAAATGGGGTTCTGGTGTGTAGAAGACTTGCAAAAAGCCAACCGTCCTGAGACTGTTGTGATTGTACCAATCGCTATTCAGTATCGTTATGTTGAGCCACCTTGGTCAAAACTCGATTTGTTGTTGAGTAAATTAGAAGCTGATAGTGGTTTGCCAATCGAGGAAATCGCACCTACTGAGAAGCCAGAAGAGATTTATCTTCAACGCATCCGCCGTCTTGGTGAATATCTCATTTCTGAGATGGAAGAATTTTATCGTCGTTTTTATCATCAAGACATCCCAAAAACTATTTTAGATAATGAATCTGGCAGTTGCAGTGACGTGCTAACTGTCCGAATCCATCGTTTACTCGATAAAGCTTTACAAGTTTCCGAGCAATATTTTGGACTTCAAGCACAGGGAAATTTTATTGACCGCTGTCGCCGTTTAGAAGATGCAGGTTGGACTTATATTTATCGGGAAGATTTACCAAACATTGAAGCTTTACCACCTTTCAAGCGTGGGCTAGCAGACTGGATTGCTGAAGAAGCAGATTTACGAATGCGACACATGAGATTAGTGGAAAGTTTTGTCGCGGTAACTGCTAGTTATATCCAGGAACAACCGACCGTTGAACGATTAGCAGAAACGGCTTTGCTGATGTTTGATATGCTTTCTAGAATTCAAGACTCAACACTTCCAGGGCGACCTCGGTTAGGTTTGCGACAAGCACAAATCACTGTGGGTGAACCAATTTCAGTTACTGAACGCTATGATAATTCTCAAGGCGATCGCCGCGCAATCAGGCAAGCTGTGAGCGAGTTGACGAAGGATTTGCAGGTTGTTTTAGAGAAGATGATTGGATAA
- a CDS encoding sulfate ABC transporter substrate-binding protein, which produces MNQWQSTRQLRRYLTELAGAYIVKPWQSIRQWYIQPIRSYRYSLWSVVSLILVGVSFSILIAACSSRNINNTENAGTTSQRDATLTFVSYSVTSAAYQQIIPKFTEQWKKEHNQNVTFNQSYDASGSQTLAAVIEGKEADVVHLSLALDINKLVEAGYIQPGWEKEAPNNAIVTKSLDAIAIRQGNPKNIKTWADLAQDGVKVVTANPKTSGAARWNFLNLWGSVTRTGGNENQAVDFISKVYKNAPLLPKNARNASDLFFKDGQGDVLLNYEKEMILSAQDGDKISYIVPDLNISIDNPVAVVDKNVDKHGTRLIAEAFIKFLYTPDSQREFAKLGFRPVDQMIAKETENNFSQIKTVFKAEDLGEWDEIQQKFFDEGAVVDKIMAKES; this is translated from the coding sequence ATGAATCAGTGGCAATCTACTCGTCAATTAAGGAGATATTTGACTGAATTAGCTGGCGCTTATATTGTTAAACCTTGGCAGTCTATAAGGCAGTGGTATATACAACCAATACGAAGTTATAGGTATTCTTTGTGGAGCGTTGTGTCCTTAATTTTGGTCGGAGTTAGTTTTAGCATCCTAATTGCTGCTTGTTCTTCACGTAATATCAATAACACTGAGAATGCTGGTACAACTTCCCAGCGTGATGCAACCTTAACCTTTGTTTCCTACTCAGTTACCAGTGCAGCATACCAGCAGATTATTCCCAAATTTACCGAACAGTGGAAGAAAGAACACAACCAAAACGTTACTTTTAATCAAAGCTATGATGCATCAGGTTCTCAAACTCTTGCTGCCGTGATTGAGGGTAAAGAAGCTGATGTCGTACACCTATCACTTGCTCTTGATATTAATAAACTTGTTGAAGCAGGTTATATTCAACCGGGTTGGGAAAAAGAAGCACCTAATAATGCAATTGTTACCAAATCTTTAGATGCGATCGCCATCCGTCAAGGTAATCCCAAAAATATCAAAACTTGGGCAGATTTGGCACAAGATGGCGTCAAGGTAGTTACAGCTAACCCTAAAACCTCTGGTGCTGCTCGTTGGAATTTTCTAAATCTCTGGGGTTCTGTGACAAGAACTGGGGGAAATGAAAATCAGGCAGTAGACTTTATCTCCAAAGTCTATAAGAATGCGCCTTTGTTACCTAAAAATGCTCGTAATGCCAGCGATCTGTTCTTCAAAGATGGTCAAGGTGATGTTCTACTCAACTATGAAAAGGAGATGATTTTATCAGCACAAGATGGCGATAAAATCTCATATATTGTGCCTGATCTAAATATTTCCATAGACAATCCTGTTGCGGTTGTAGATAAAAATGTCGATAAACATGGGACTCGACTTATTGCAGAAGCATTTATCAAATTTCTTTACACCCCAGACTCACAAAGAGAGTTTGCCAAATTGGGATTTCGTCCTGTTGACCAGATGATCGCGAAAGAAACGGAAAACAATTTTTCCCAAATTAAAACTGTTTTCAAAGCTGAAGATTTAGGAGAATGGGACGAGATTCAGCAGAAATTCTTTGATGAAGGTGCAGTGGTTGACAAAATTATGGCTAAAGAATCTTAG
- a CDS encoding xanthine dehydrogenase family protein molybdopterin-binding subunit: MTNNKIIGKPLDRVDGKLKVTGAAPYTADVSIENLTYGVIFQSVIAKGKVIEIDTSTAALAPGVIDIITYNQTPSLVKIPFFGNKETLPTEKDDNIYYNGQHLGVVVAETLEQAESAASLIKIISEEEQPTITMAQALSEVFEPESIFFGIMPGKITRGDVESGKAQADVTIEQVYTTPIEHHNPLEPSATIAMWSGDNLTLYETTQGISSTQRGIAAVLNIPPENVRIICKYLGGGFGCKALLRSHTILAAIAARQVKRPVKIVLTRSQMYTACGYRSQTQQQLTLGATKEGKLTVITHTGTSLTSIFDDFVEPVGAATTMLYACPNLQVKYRLARINAGTPTFMRAPGEASGMFALESAMDELASALNIDPIELRLRNHADIDPHTELPWSSKSLKQCYQQGAEIFSWSQRNPIERSMRDGHFLIGWGMASATFPTNSGTTSVKVEIFANGEVKVKSGTQDIGTGTYTVMTQVAAEALGLPSQQVQFELGDSNLPKAPITGNSITVASVSPAVHKAATAARIKMVEMATADANSPLYGFQAEDITVESGQIFLKQDLAKRDSYTEILHRQGLDSLEVTEETSPSPESKQYSKHSFGAIFVEVAVDELLGEIKVRRCVGVYSAGRILNFKTARSQVIGGITWGIGMALMEKTVMDAHHGRVVGANLSDYLIPVHADIPQMQVQFVEEHDAYVNALGTKSLGELPIVGVAAAISNAVYHATGKRIRDLPITPDKLL, from the coding sequence ATGACAAATAACAAAATTATCGGTAAACCATTGGATCGCGTTGATGGCAAGCTTAAAGTTACCGGAGCAGCGCCATATACAGCCGATGTATCAATAGAAAATCTGACTTATGGCGTGATTTTTCAAAGTGTGATCGCTAAAGGCAAAGTTATTGAAATAGACACATCTACAGCAGCATTGGCTCCTGGTGTAATAGATATTATTACTTATAATCAAACCCCAAGTTTAGTTAAAATACCCTTTTTTGGTAATAAAGAAACTCTGCCAACCGAGAAAGATGACAACATTTATTACAATGGTCAACACTTGGGAGTAGTAGTTGCAGAAACCTTAGAGCAGGCTGAATCTGCCGCATCTTTAATAAAAATAATCTCCGAAGAAGAACAGCCTACAATCACAATGGCACAAGCACTATCAGAAGTGTTTGAGCCAGAATCAATCTTTTTTGGGATTATGCCTGGGAAAATTACTAGAGGAGATGTTGAATCTGGGAAAGCTCAGGCAGATGTAACTATAGAGCAGGTTTATACAACACCAATAGAACATCATAATCCCCTCGAACCTTCTGCGACTATAGCAATGTGGTCGGGGGATAATTTGACACTGTATGAAACCACTCAAGGCATTTCTTCAACACAACGGGGTATCGCCGCCGTTTTGAATATTCCGCCAGAAAACGTTCGTATCATCTGCAAGTATTTAGGCGGAGGATTTGGTTGTAAAGCACTGTTACGGTCTCATACTATTTTGGCAGCGATCGCAGCTCGGCAAGTCAAGCGCCCTGTAAAAATAGTGTTAACGCGATCGCAAATGTACACTGCTTGCGGCTACAGATCCCAAACCCAGCAACAACTTACCTTGGGTGCAACTAAGGAGGGTAAGTTAACCGTTATTACACACACAGGCACATCCTTAACATCTATCTTTGATGACTTTGTGGAACCTGTGGGTGCAGCAACTACGATGCTCTACGCTTGTCCTAATTTACAAGTGAAATACCGTCTGGCTCGTATCAATGCCGGCACACCAACCTTTATGCGTGCGCCGGGAGAAGCGTCTGGAATGTTTGCCCTAGAATCCGCAATGGATGAACTAGCATCCGCTTTAAATATTGATCCAATTGAATTGCGACTGCGAAATCATGCAGATATTGATCCGCACACAGAACTACCTTGGTCAAGTAAATCCCTAAAACAATGTTACCAACAGGGAGCAGAAATTTTTAGTTGGTCACAACGCAACCCAATTGAGCGTTCGATGCGGGATGGGCATTTTCTAATTGGTTGGGGAATGGCAAGTGCGACATTTCCCACCAACTCAGGAACCACATCAGTAAAAGTAGAAATTTTTGCCAATGGAGAGGTAAAAGTAAAGAGTGGAACCCAAGATATTGGCACAGGTACTTATACAGTGATGACTCAGGTTGCTGCTGAGGCATTAGGCTTACCCAGCCAACAGGTGCAGTTTGAATTAGGTGATAGCAATCTCCCGAAAGCTCCAATTACAGGGAACTCAATTACTGTTGCGAGTGTTTCTCCTGCTGTACATAAAGCAGCCACTGCTGCCAGAATAAAAATGGTTGAAATGGCAACAGCAGATGCGAATTCTCCGCTTTATGGATTTCAAGCAGAAGATATAACCGTCGAATCAGGGCAAATATTCTTAAAACAAGACCTCGCAAAGCGGGACAGCTATACCGAGATTCTCCACCGTCAGGGGTTAGATAGTTTAGAAGTCACAGAAGAAACCTCACCTAGCCCAGAGAGTAAACAGTACTCAAAACACTCCTTTGGAGCCATCTTTGTCGAAGTCGCTGTTGATGAATTGCTGGGAGAGATTAAGGTAAGACGTTGCGTAGGCGTTTATAGTGCAGGGCGAATACTCAACTTCAAAACAGCGCGGAGTCAGGTGATAGGTGGGATTACTTGGGGAATCGGTATGGCGCTGATGGAGAAGACGGTAATGGATGCTCATCATGGCAGAGTGGTTGGTGCGAATCTTTCGGATTACCTAATTCCCGTTCATGCCGATATACCACAAATGCAAGTGCAATTCGTTGAAGAACACGATGCTTATGTCAATGCTTTAGGAACAAAAAGCCTGGGAGAACTTCCCATCGTTGGGGTAGCTGCTGCTATTTCTAATGCTGTTTATCATGCCACAGGCAAGCGGATTCGCGACCTGCCAATTACACCAGACAAGTTGCTGTGA
- a CDS encoding xanthine dehydrogenase family protein subunit M gives MQPFSYAKAVSKEAAIATVEQDKNATFIAGGTDLLGLMKDGVKTPSKLVDINSLPLANIEFQDSGIRIGAVCKLSDVAFHPKVQEFYPVIAQALQQSASPQLRNMATVGGNLLQRVRCGYFRDPVFPCNKRTPDIGCSAIPGYNRMHAIFGASEHCIAVNPSDLAVALMVLDAVICIQGVEQEHRIAIDDFYLLPDETPEKETLLQPGELIVAVEVPYLPKRRSYYLKIRDRAAYEFALVSVAVALEVEQEIIKSARIAFGGVAPKPWRAWEVEEFLQEKPINTATFTAAAEVAVKDAKPQAHNEFKIELLKRALIRALSIVGVEEAGGRGDK, from the coding sequence ATGCAGCCATTTAGTTATGCTAAAGCTGTCTCAAAAGAGGCAGCGATCGCTACTGTTGAGCAAGATAAAAATGCGACGTTTATTGCTGGTGGCACAGATTTACTCGGATTAATGAAAGATGGAGTAAAAACACCTAGTAAATTAGTTGATATTAATAGTTTGCCTTTAGCAAATATTGAATTCCAAGATTCTGGAATCCGTATTGGTGCAGTATGTAAATTGAGTGATGTAGCTTTTCACCCCAAAGTTCAAGAGTTCTATCCAGTAATTGCTCAAGCTTTGCAACAAAGTGCTTCACCTCAATTACGAAACATGGCAACAGTAGGCGGTAATTTGTTGCAACGAGTCCGCTGTGGCTACTTTCGCGATCCAGTTTTTCCTTGTAATAAACGCACCCCAGATATAGGTTGTTCGGCGATTCCAGGCTACAACCGAATGCACGCTATTTTCGGGGCGAGTGAACATTGTATTGCTGTTAATCCCTCCGATTTAGCCGTTGCTCTTATGGTATTAGATGCAGTCATTTGTATTCAAGGCGTGGAGCAAGAACATCGAATTGCAATTGATGATTTTTATTTATTGCCAGATGAAACACCAGAAAAAGAAACTTTATTACAGCCTGGAGAACTAATTGTTGCTGTTGAAGTGCCATACCTACCCAAAAGACGATCATATTATTTAAAAATTAGAGACAGGGCTGCTTATGAATTTGCTCTCGTTTCGGTTGCTGTTGCTTTAGAAGTAGAACAAGAAATTATTAAATCAGCACGAATCGCTTTTGGGGGAGTAGCGCCCAAACCTTGGCGTGCTTGGGAAGTTGAAGAATTTCTGCAAGAAAAACCAATCAACACAGCGACGTTTACAGCCGCTGCTGAAGTTGCTGTCAAAGATGCAAAACCGCAAGCACACAATGAATTCAAAATTGAATTACTTAAACGCGCTTTGATACGTGCGCTCTCAATTGTCGGAGTAGAAGAGGCAGGGGGCAGGGGAGACAAATAA
- a CDS encoding 2Fe-2S iron-sulfur cluster-binding protein encodes MQENSLNSLTSNSINQEMEIATPEEVNLSLNINNISYSLKLEPRVTLLDALREKLGLMGTKKVCDRGECGACTVLVNGRRINSCMTLAVMQVGTEITTIEGLSKDGELHPMQTAFINHDAFQCGYCTSGQIVSAVGMVLEETPKSEAEIQEKMSGNLCRCGAYPNIVAAIWDVLEGNKDAAI; translated from the coding sequence ATGCAAGAAAATTCCTTAAATTCACTTACTTCAAACTCTATTAACCAAGAAATGGAAATAGCCACACCGGAGGAAGTAAACTTATCGTTGAATATCAATAATATATCCTATTCGCTGAAACTGGAACCTCGCGTCACCTTATTAGATGCACTGCGGGAAAAACTCGGTCTTATGGGTACTAAAAAAGTTTGCGATCGCGGAGAATGCGGTGCTTGTACCGTATTGGTTAATGGTCGGCGAATTAACTCTTGTATGACCTTAGCAGTTATGCAAGTTGGTACAGAAATTACGACTATCGAAGGATTATCAAAAGATGGTGAACTTCATCCAATGCAAACAGCATTTATAAATCATGATGCTTTTCAATGTGGATACTGCACATCTGGTCAAATTGTCTCTGCCGTAGGGATGGTATTAGAAGAAACCCCAAAATCTGAAGCAGAAATTCAAGAAAAAATGAGTGGAAACCTTTGCCGTTGTGGAGCTTATCCAAACATTGTAGCGGCGATTTGGGATGTGCTAGAAGGAAATAAAGATGCAGCCATTTAG
- a CDS encoding NAD(P)/FAD-dependent oxidoreductase has translation MPKTDITHKLSKPIVEKVAIIGAGPGGLATAIALRTLGFDVQVYEKAQDFRPAGTGLGLTPNGLNCLDAIAPGIVETLTISGCPVRHILIKSSTGETIREIPSRNIELYGRPLLTVWWWRLQQTLASRLPADIIHLNHRCIGFEQNENTVEINFDNGKTVYADLLIGADGVNSVIRETLFKEGKANFLGSMCWRSVLKYHHELFDSHETVFIKGNKQFMYILNVGEGYTSWISRKLSPDCSLSRNADEVKSRILNELAGWDESFREVVEATPAQEIWEGPICDRPPLSHWSHGRVTLLGDAAHPMAPAIGQGANSTFEDAYELQACLSESSTLEAALTSYEQRRSDRTQIIQKQSALGEMRYYETENSVEQTQQQPKMRPINEFHNWLYSYKPSVIN, from the coding sequence ATGCCAAAAACAGATATAACTCATAAATTGTCCAAACCGATAGTAGAGAAAGTTGCCATCATCGGTGCTGGCCCAGGCGGTTTAGCTACTGCCATAGCACTGCGAACCCTTGGGTTCGACGTTCAAGTGTACGAAAAAGCACAAGATTTTCGTCCCGCAGGCACTGGCTTAGGACTAACTCCTAACGGATTAAATTGTCTAGATGCGATCGCACCAGGAATAGTCGAGACTCTAACAATTTCTGGTTGTCCGGTTCGCCACATACTTATCAAGAGCAGTACCGGAGAAACCATCCGAGAAATACCAAGCCGCAACATAGAACTATACGGACGGCCATTGTTAACTGTTTGGTGGTGGCGTTTGCAGCAAACATTGGCATCCAGATTGCCAGCGGACATAATTCACCTCAATCATCGCTGCATCGGGTTTGAACAAAATGAAAACACTGTGGAAATAAATTTTGATAATGGGAAAACAGTATATGCCGATTTGCTGATTGGGGCTGATGGCGTTAACTCGGTGATTAGAGAAACTTTATTTAAAGAAGGCAAGGCTAATTTTTTGGGGAGTATGTGTTGGCGTTCTGTCCTCAAGTATCATCACGAGTTATTTGATTCCCATGAAACAGTTTTTATTAAAGGCAATAAACAGTTCATGTATATTCTTAACGTAGGCGAAGGATATACCAGTTGGATTAGTCGTAAATTATCGCCTGATTGCTCCCTTTCTAGAAATGCTGATGAGGTCAAATCTCGTATTTTGAATGAATTAGCTGGTTGGGATGAATCCTTTCGTGAAGTAGTAGAAGCAACACCAGCCCAAGAAATTTGGGAAGGCCCGATTTGCGATCGCCCACCTTTATCTCACTGGAGCCATGGCCGAGTAACTCTTTTAGGTGATGCAGCTCATCCAATGGCTCCTGCGATCGGACAAGGAGCAAATAGCACCTTTGAAGATGCATACGAATTGCAAGCCTGCTTATCTGAGTCATCTACTCTAGAAGCAGCTCTTACTAGCTACGAACAGCGGCGGAGCGATCGCACTCAAATCATCCAAAAGCAGAGTGCTTTGGGTGAAATGCGCTACTACGAAACAGAAAACTCTGTTGAGCAGACACAACAACAGCCAAAAATGAGGCCTATAAATGAATTTCACAACTGGCTATATAGCTACAAGCCATCTGTAATCAATTGA